The genomic interval GGATACAGTTTTCGGTGACGACGTAGGTCATGTTTCACGCTTTGACGGTGGGTTTCTTGGAGGTTTTGCTCTTGGTGGCGGCTTTGCTGGTCGGCTTCGACCGGACGGTTTTAGCCGCGGCGGCGGATTTGGGGCCAGCTGCCGCCTTCTTGACGGTCTTAGCAGCGCGCCGTGGGCGCGCCGTGGCATCGGCGTCGCCCTTGGGCGGCGGCGGAGTGTAGTCCGCGAGAAGCCGCTGCACTTCGGCATCTTCGGCTGCGGCGGGAAAATGGAAGGCGCACTCGGCTTGGGGACAGACCAGTTCTTCGCCGCGCCGTTTGGTACTTTTCTGGTAGAGGATGGGCCAGCCGCAGCGGGGACAGGGCCGTTGCAGCGGCGGGCCCCAGAGGGCGTAGCTGCATTTGGGATAGGTATCGCAGGAGTAGAAGATCTTGCCGTAGCGGCTGCGTTTTTCCACCAACTCACCGACCTTGCACTGGGGGCAGGTGATGCCCGTACCCTTGGGCTTGTTCAGGGCCTCGATGTACTTGCACTGGGGATAGGCACTACAGGAGATGAAGCGCCCGTAGCGCCCGGTCTTGTAGACCAGGGGCTGGCCACAGTCGGGGCAATCGCGACCGACGGGTTCCGGAGCGTCCCGGGGTCCCTCCAGGGGACGGGCATAGTGACACTCGGGAAAGCCGGAACAGGCGATGAAACGTCCGTGTCGACCGAGTTTTACCAGAAGCTTTTTGCCGCATTCGGGACAATCCTCATCCAGCGCCTCGCTGGTCGCTTCCTGTCGGCTGACGTTGGCCTTTTCTTCCAAAAGCTCGTGGAAGGGGCCCCAGAACTGCGCAAGAACCGGCTGCCACTGCTTCTCACCCCGGGCAATGGCGTCCAGTTCGTCTTCCATTCCGGCGGTGAAACCGTAATCCACGTAGCGTTCGAAGTGCTGAATCAGGAAGCGTCCCACGACGCGCCCGAGATCGGTGGGGAAAAAGCGACGCTGCTGGACCTCGACGTATTCGCGGTTCTGCAGGGTCTGAATGATGCTGGCGTAGGTGGAGGGGCGGCCGATACCGTGGGCCTCCAGAGTCTTCACCAAAGTGGCGTCGCTGTAGCGCGGCGGTGGTTCCGTGAAGTGCTGTTCGCCCAGCACCGCGTCCACGGCAACGCTCTCGCCCTCGCGCAGGGGCGGCAGCAGGCGCTCCTCGTCCTCCTCCGCCGCCTCATCACGACCCTCCAGGTAGACGGCCATGAAGCCGGGAAAGGTCACCGTCGAGCCGTTGGCGCGCAAGGTCCAGTGGCTGTCGGCGTCCAGGTCGGCGGCCACGAGATCCAGACGCGCCGCCGCCATCTGGCAGGCCACGGCGCGCTTCCAGATGAGGTCGTAGAGTCGCCACAGATCGCGCTCCAGCACCCCCCGGAGCTTCTCGGGAGTGCGCTGCACATCCGTCGGTCGAATGGCCTCGTGGGCCTCCTGGGCGTTCTTGCTTTTGGTCTGGTAGCGGCGCGCCTCGGCCGGGAGGAAATCCGCCCCATAGTGCCCAACGATGAAGCTACGCAGGGACGTGAGCGCCTCTTCGGCCAGATTGACGGCATCGGTACGCATGTAGGTGATGAGGCCCACCGTTTCCGTGCCGATACTCACACCCTCGTAGAGTTGTTGCGCCACGCGCATGGTACGGCTGGCGCTGAAGCCCAGTTTGCGTGAGGCCTCCTGCTGCAGGGTGGAGGTAGTGAAGGGCGCCGCGGGCTGACGCTGCCGATTCTTGCGCTCGACCTTGCGCACACGCAGACCGTGGGCGGCGATGTCCGCCAGGATGGCTTGCCGTATTTCCTCCGCCCGCTCGCCATCGACGATGTCGAACTGCTCCAGCTTTTGCTGCTGCCAGTGGGTCAGGCGTGCCGTAAAGGGGTCTTCGCCGCGCCGCAGTTGTGCGCCAATGGTCCAGTATTCCTGACGGACGAAGGCCTCGATCTCGTCCTCGCGCTCGCAGACCAGGCGCAGGGCGGCGCTCTGGACGCGTCCGGCCGACAGGCCCGGACGGACCTTGCGCCAGAGCAGCGGCGATAGATTGAAACCCACGAGATAGTCCAGGGCACGGCGGGCCTGCTGGGCGTTGACGAGATCACCCGCGATCTCCCGCGGGTGGGCGATGGCTTCCCGCACCGCCTTCTGGGTGATCTCGTGAAAGACCACGCGGTGCACCGCTCGGTCTTCCAGCAGGCCCTTTTCCCGGAGGAGTTCCACCAGGTGCCAGGAAATGGCCTCACCCTCGCGATCGGGGTCCGTCGCCAGCCACAGGGCGTCGGCGGAGCGCAGGGCCTTGGCAATGGCGTCGACGTGCCGCCGATTCCGTTCGATCTCGGCATAGCGCATGGCAAAGCCATGCTCCGTGTCCACGGCCCCCTCCTTCGGGAGCAGGTCGCGCACGTGCCCGTAGGAGGCCAGCACCGTAAAATCCTTGCCCAGGTATTTTTCGATGGTCTTGGCCTTGGCCGGGGATTCGACGACGACGAGTTGCTGACCCATGCTCAGTGCAGGATACGCTTGCCGTCGGGATCGAGCAGATTATCCATCCACAGGGAATCTGGTCCGGGCTCGTTGGCCAGTACCAGAAAGGCGACCCAGTCGAGGGTGTCGACATCGGCCTCGTCCAGCTCCAGGGCGAGCAGGCGATCGATGATGCGTTCCCGCAGCACACCATTGATCACGCCCAGTCGCTCCCACTCCTGCAGCTGGCCGCGCGTGGCCACCGACAGGTTGCGCAGCTCCCAGGGGTGATAGGCGCGGGTGGCACGGGCATTATCGTGCTGCTCGGCGACGGCGTCGAAACCGTCCATCCAGTCCAAAGCCCGCTGGATGTCCTCCTCAGGATAGCCCACGGCCCGCAGTTGCTCTTCCACCTCGAGGTCGTCCTCGTCGTCCAGATGGTCCAGAAGATAACTGATGATATCGATCACGTCTTCCATGGGAACAACCTCCTAGCGGAAGCCAGAGAGGCGGCAGAAACGCCCGCCGGGACAGGGAGCGATGAAACCGTGTATTTCCATGCTCAAGAGGATGGCGGAAAGCGCCGATAGCGTCAATCCAGAGCGTTCCGAAATCTCCTCGAGGCTGAGGGTGTCCTCGTGCAGGGCGTTCCACACCATCCGCTCCTGGGGATCCTCGGGCGCCTTCGGTGCGGCCGTATCGCGCTGGAGCTCTCGACGGGCGTGAAAAAGGGGACCCAGTTCCTCGAGGATGTCGTTGCTGGTTTCCACCAGCTTCGCACCGGCACGGATGAGTGCATGTGGTCCGCGCGCCAGGGGCGAGTGAATGGAGCCCGGTATGGCAAAGACCTCGCGGCCCTGGTCCAGGGCCAGCCGGGCGGTGATGAGGGAGCCACTCTGCAGGGC from Acidithiobacillus caldus ATCC 51756 carries:
- a CDS encoding Smg family protein; this encodes MEDVIDIISYLLDHLDDEDDLEVEEQLRAVGYPEEDIQRALDWMDGFDAVAEQHDNARATRAYHPWELRNLSVATRGQLQEWERLGVINGVLRERIIDRLLALELDEADVDTLDWVAFLVLANEPGPDSLWMDNLLDPDGKRILH
- the topA gene encoding type I DNA topoisomerase produces the protein MGQQLVVVESPAKAKTIEKYLGKDFTVLASYGHVRDLLPKEGAVDTEHGFAMRYAEIERNRRHVDAIAKALRSADALWLATDPDREGEAISWHLVELLREKGLLEDRAVHRVVFHEITQKAVREAIAHPREIAGDLVNAQQARRALDYLVGFNLSPLLWRKVRPGLSAGRVQSAALRLVCEREDEIEAFVRQEYWTIGAQLRRGEDPFTARLTHWQQQKLEQFDIVDGERAEEIRQAILADIAAHGLRVRKVERKNRQRQPAAPFTTSTLQQEASRKLGFSASRTMRVAQQLYEGVSIGTETVGLITYMRTDAVNLAEEALTSLRSFIVGHYGADFLPAEARRYQTKSKNAQEAHEAIRPTDVQRTPEKLRGVLERDLWRLYDLIWKRAVACQMAAARLDLVAADLDADSHWTLRANGSTVTFPGFMAVYLEGRDEAAEEDEERLLPPLREGESVAVDAVLGEQHFTEPPPRYSDATLVKTLEAHGIGRPSTYASIIQTLQNREYVEVQQRRFFPTDLGRVVGRFLIQHFERYVDYGFTAGMEDELDAIARGEKQWQPVLAQFWGPFHELLEEKANVSRQEATSEALDEDCPECGKKLLVKLGRHGRFIACSGFPECHYARPLEGPRDAPEPVGRDCPDCGQPLVYKTGRYGRFISCSAYPQCKYIEALNKPKGTGITCPQCKVGELVEKRSRYGKIFYSCDTYPKCSYALWGPPLQRPCPRCGWPILYQKSTKRRGEELVCPQAECAFHFPAAAEDAEVQRLLADYTPPPPKGDADATARPRRAAKTVKKAAAGPKSAAAAKTVRSKPTSKAATKSKTSKKPTVKA